The genomic stretch TCTGGAAGTCGTTCCAAGCAGACATTCTTTTCTTGAGCGTACCCTTATTAGGGACTCGGCTGGCCTTCTTTGTTTCTCCATCATCCGCGGCACCGGCATTCTTGGCAGCCTGGGCGTTAGGGTTCATGCTGGCAGGGCCCGAGATGACATGTGGTGTGGATGTGACGGGCGTTGAAGGCGCTGGGGCAGAGGCAGGCTCCGCTTCCCGCTTGCGCTTGGTGGGGAGAGCGCGCACTGCACTGCGGTCGACAGTCAAGGTGTCGTCATATTCGATGAAGCGCACAAGATATTTCGGAGCCGACACAGATCCAAGAATACTCTGGATCTTGGCCTTGTACCACGACCTGTCTGTCCATTGCGCCTCACAGATGTCGCCGATGTTGAAGACGACGACTTTCTCCGGCTCCACCTTCTCCATGGTCTTGCGAAGGAGAGGATGCTTTTCGGGGTCGAACTTTGGGCCGGCCGGCTCAGCAGGGGCCTGAGGAAGTTCGGCCTCTAGAGCGGCAAGCTCAGGGCGCAGCTTTTTAAGTCGCGCATCGTGTGCGGCGATGGACTCGAGCATTTCAACACGCATGGCCTTCATATCCTCAGATTCGCCCTGGAGCTCCGATAGCTTTTCGATCTCGGTGAGCTGGAGAATGTTAGCACAGTCATGGTATTATCTTGATGGTGCGAGAACCTACACTGTCTGCCCATTCGGCGCGCTGGGCCTCCTGCTGGGCAATTTCTTGCCTCTTCGCGTTGATGGCATTCTTCAGGTGCTTGGTGTTGTCCGCCATTTTGGGCATGCGCGTGGTGAAGTttgtggttgt from Pyrenophora tritici-repentis strain M4 chromosome 1, whole genome shotgun sequence encodes the following:
- a CDS encoding TUDOR multi-domain protein, with translation MADNTKHLKNAINAKRQEIAQQEAQRAEWADSLTEIEKLSELQGESEDMKAMRVEMLESIAAHDARLKKLRPELAALEAELPQAPAEPAGPKFDPEKHPLLRKTMEKVEPEKVVVFNIGDICEAQWTDRSWYKAKIQSILGSVSAPKYLVRFIEYDDTLTVDRSAVRALPTKRKREAEPASAPAPSTPVTSTPHVISGPASMNPNAQAAKNAGAADDGETKKASRVPNKGTLKKRMSAWNDFQNKATKKGIAKKESMFRTSTAAGSRVGFTGSGKGMTETHKRTRYDHKGDAEKDEEYAADRKRM